A section of the Hevea brasiliensis isolate MT/VB/25A 57/8 chromosome 17, ASM3005281v1, whole genome shotgun sequence genome encodes:
- the LOC110664011 gene encoding uncharacterized protein LOC110664011 isoform X2: protein MKPAFTFFFLLFCLSSFISLNYARKLPEDYWKSVMKDQPIPEAIRGLLVQDPLVASVPGSDKINHFVKDFDTRPIAVIYQSGHDEFTKIGGTHGEDLRDDHEKKGKKSSAEHSTPGEQVR, encoded by the exons ATGAAGCCTGcattcactttcttcttccttcttttctGTCTTTCATCT TTTATCAGCCTAAACTATGCAAGAAAGCTGCCGGAGGATTACTGGAAGAGCGTAATGAAAGACCAGCCTATACCAGAAGCAATCAGAGGCTTGTTAGTTCAAGATCCATTAGTTGCTTCTGTACCAGGTTCTGACAAAATAAACCATTTTGTTAAGGATTTTGACACCAGACCTATTGCTGTAATATATCAAAGCGGCCACGACGAGTTTACGAAAATCGGTGGGACTCATGGCGAGGACTTGAGAGACGATCatgaaaagaaaggaaagaaatcgTCTGCTGAGCATAGCACGCCTG GTGAACAAGTACGATGA
- the LOC110664011 gene encoding uncharacterized protein LOC110664011 isoform X1, whose protein sequence is MKPAFTFFFLLFCLSSFISLNYARKLPEDYWKSVMKDQPIPEAIRGLLVQDPLVASVPGSDKINHFVKDFDTRPIAVIYQSGHDEFTKIGGTHGEDLRDDHEKKGKKSSAEHSTPGREEIPT, encoded by the exons ATGAAGCCTGcattcactttcttcttccttcttttctGTCTTTCATCT TTTATCAGCCTAAACTATGCAAGAAAGCTGCCGGAGGATTACTGGAAGAGCGTAATGAAAGACCAGCCTATACCAGAAGCAATCAGAGGCTTGTTAGTTCAAGATCCATTAGTTGCTTCTGTACCAGGTTCTGACAAAATAAACCATTTTGTTAAGGATTTTGACACCAGACCTATTGCTGTAATATATCAAAGCGGCCACGACGAGTTTACGAAAATCGGTGGGACTCATGGCGAGGACTTGAGAGACGATCatgaaaagaaaggaaagaaatcgTCTGCTGAGCATAGCACGCCTGGTagggaagaaattcctacatag